ATCAGGATCTGGAAGACGTCCGACGGGAAGGTCGCCTACGACACCGGCATCATGACGAGGATCGCCGGCGTCGTCACGGTCGGACTGCGGCACCGCTAGAGAAACGCCTGGCACGTCGTCGTGCCGGACCGTTAGGGTCATGGGCCCCCTGCCACCGCAGGGGGCCCATGCCTTTGCAGGGGGATCCTCACATGCGCACGCCCGACGCGATCTGGGCCGCGGCCGATCTGCCGACCCGGCGGCTGGCCGGGCTCGCGCTCAACCCGGCCACGCCGGTCGACCTGCTGCTGCGGCTGCTGACGGACGGGCCGCTCGCGGTACGGATGGTGCTGTGCCGGGACCGGTTCCTGCCCGACGCCGTCGTGGACGCCGTCGTCGAGCATCCCGACGCGTACACGCGCAGCTTCTTCGCCCGCAACCCCCATGTCGACCCGCGCACCCGCACACGGCTCCTGACGGACCCGGACTGGATCGTCCGCGCCCACCTCGCCGACGGGCCGCGGCCGACCGGTCCCGTCGTGCAGCCGCTGCCCGACGACGCCGTCGTCCACATGATCACCAGCTACGAGGACGAACTCCTCGGCGGCTTCTTCTACCGGCAGATATCCGCCGGGTTGCAAGGGGCGATGCCCACGCACCCGGTGGCGAAGGTCCGTCTCTGGGGAACCGGAGGGTGGAGCTCCCTCCCCGCCCAGACGCGGGCCGCCCTGCTGGCCGACCCCGACGACGCGGTACGGGAGAGAGCCGAGCGCAACGCGCGGGAGGAGGATCCGGCGTGGGTGGAGAGCGTCCTGCCTCCGTACTCCTGCCACGCACGCACCGACGCCCTGCTCCACCGCGCGCTCAGCAGAGCCGTGGTGGACGGCGTCCTCACCGCCCCGGCCGGCCCCGACGACCGGTCGATGATCGCGAGCAACCCCGGTCTTCCGCCCGACGTCGTGGCCCTGCTGTCCGGCGACGCGGATCCGGAGGTCCGGCGGGAGATCGCGCGCCGACGGGACCTCGGGCCCGCCGAACGCCGCGCCCTCGTCGAGGACCCCGACCCCGCGGTACGCCGGACGATCGCCCGGCACCCCGACCTCGGCCCCGACGAGCGCGCCGCCCTCGCCGCGGACCCCGATCCCCGCGTGCGCCTGTCCGTCTCCGTCCACCCGGCCTGGAGCGAGCCGGAACGGTCCGCCATCGACTACCAGGTGTCCCAGCAGGGCGACTTCGGCTTCCACCACTGCTCGCGGACGCCGCGGGACGCCGGGGCCGTCCGCCGTGACGCGCTCTCCGGCCACCCGCTGCTGCGGCGGGCCGCCGCGACGGAGCGGGCGCTGCCTGCGGACCTGGTGGCCCTGCTGGCCGCCGACGACGACCTCGGCGTCCGGGTGCTGCTGGCCCAGAACCACCCGAACCCCCCGGCCGGCCTGCTGCTGCGCTGCTTCCTCGAGTACACCGGCAGCGAACGCGAGTGCCTCCTGACGCGGCCGGGTTTCCCGAGCGAGGGCCTCGCCGTCCACGCCGACGACGCGGACCCGGCCGTCCGCCGCCTGGCCGCCCGCGATCCCGGGACGCCCGCGCACACCGTGGAGCGGCTCACCCGGGACCCCGACCCCGCCGTGCGGGCCGCCTTCGCCCGCCACCCGAACCTCCCCGGGCCCCGGCTGACGCAACTCCTCGAGGACGAGGAGCTGGTCCACCACGCCGCCGCCAACCCGGCGTTGGCCGCCGCCGCGATCCGCCGCCTGGTGACGTCGTCCCTGCCTCTCAGCTGACGGCCAGCAGTGCCTCCAGCGCGGCGGCGGTGGCCGGGTGACGGCCGAGGAGGACCGCTCCGGACGGGGCGGGCCCTGCGGCCCCCCACTCCCCGTCGCAGCCCAGCAGGTCGGCCAGGGCGTCGCAGGTCGCCGGGTGGGCGGCCAGGAGCGGCACGCCGCCGCCTCCGGCTCCCACGCCGGCCCGCGCACGCACGCCCGGCGGTTCGTGCGGCAGCCGCCACGGCGGGACCCACGCGTCCAGCTCCGGCAGCCGGGCGGGGAAGACCCGGCCGGCCTCGCGGATCAGCAGCGGCGCCAGCTCGGCTCCGCCGGCGCGCAGCGTGGTGATCAGCGTCGGCAGCCAGGGCAGCAGCACCCGGTCGGGGAGGCGGGCGAACGCGTTCGACACGGCCTCCACGACGAAGTCGGCCAGTCCCGGCACCGGTTCGAGGGCATGCACGAACCCGCTGAGGTAGCGGGGGTAGGCGGGGACCACCAGCGGGTTGCCGAGCAACTCGTCGCAGCGCGCCCGCAGTTGCGGCCTCGGCAGTGTGCCGAGGTGGGTCTGCGCCGCCCACAGCAGTGCGGTGCGCGCGGGCTCCGTCGGGTGGGACTGGGCGAGGGCCAGCTCCAGCTGGGCCCGGTCGCAGCCGAGCGACAGCGCCAGGCTCTCCATGCCGAACAGGAAGCCCAGCATGGCGGCGACCTGGCGGACGGTCGCGTCCTCGTCGGTGAACGCCGTCGGGAGCAGGGTGCAGTAATGCGCGTAGCCCGTCTTGACGAAGGACTCCATCCAGGGCGGCAGGACCGGTTCGGCCGTGCGGTAGTACGCGAGCAGCCGGCGGACGCGGCGCAGCACCTCCGGCGCCCCGTCGACGGAGCGCTCGTGGGCCAGCACCTCGAGGGCGCGGGTGCCCAGCTCGTCGGCCAGGCGGCGGCTGCGCAGATGGAGCGTGGCGTCCTCGACGGCTTCGAGGACCTGGGCCGCGGTGGCCTGCGGGGCGTAGGCGGCGCGGCGCAGGCGCTGTTCGAGGACCTGCTCGATGCTGACGCCCTCGTAGCCGAGTTCGATGAGGGCGCGCTGATGGGTGCCCAGCGCCAGGTCCCAGGACTCCTGCAGGGAGCGCTCGCCGAGCCGCCGTTCGCCCATGATCGGCCGGGCGGCGCCCTGCGGCAGCAGCCGGCGCAGCATCCACAGCAGGTCGGAGCAGTGCGCCAGGTCCGGCCGGGAGCCGATGTCCAGCAGGGCGCGCTGCACTCCGCGCTGCTCGAGCCTGAGGTCAAGCGGGGCGAGCCGGTCGTGCACGTCGCGGGCGAGCGGCGGCAGCGCGTCGTAGCCCACCTGGCCGAGGCGGTCGCCGCCCATCATGATCTCGACGAGCCGGCCCACGTCCCGGCGGCCGGGCACGGCGTCCTTCTCGATGCAGGTGACCGCCGCGTCCTGGAAGTCGTACGGAGTGGGCTTGGCGCGGTCGCGCATCCCGGCGAGCAGGATGGACGTCTCGAAGACGGCGATGGCGTCGGCGGTGGAGGCGAGGTAGCCGTTACGGCGGGCGGCGCGCACGATCTCCACGCACCAGCCGAGCAGTTCGGCCTCGTCGAGGGCGTCGAGGGCGGGCGGCCGCCGGAGGAAGCCGGTGAGCCGGTCGGCGGGCGGAAGGGCGGGCGCCGGAACGGCGGCGGGCAGGGCCTTCTTCGGCTTCGTGGTCTTCTTCGTGCCCGCCTGGCCGTCCAGGCGGTAGGGGCGGACGCCGGTGCGCCGGACGTTCTTGGCCCATTCCGTCGCCGCGATGGACACCGAGCCCGCCGCGAGGCCGAACTGCGCCTCGATCGCCGCGTGACTGGAGGGGATGAGGCCGTGGCGCCACCGGGTGCCGCTCGGCGGGCTGATGACGAAGCCGTCACTGCCGTCGACGCCGAACTCCGCGACGCGGCTGGCGGCGTGGAAGGCGCCGCAGACGTAGAGGCAGTCGGCGGGGTCGGCGCCGGTGGCGGCCAGGTGCTCGCGCATCCTCGTCCACATGTACCGTTCGCGGTCCTCGTCGACCCGCACCTTCCCTGGGTCGCCGGGGGCCAGACGCCGGAAGAGGCTGCCGATGAGCAGCATCACCTGGCGGTAGGTGTCGTGGTCGCTGTCGCCGAGGGGCAGCTCCACGTACTGGTGCCACCACTCCGACCAGTGCCGCACCCGGCCGTGACGCAGCAGATGCTCCTCCAGTTCGGCGAAGCGCGGGCGCAGGTCGCCGATCTCCACGCCGACGGCGTCGCCGTGCAGGGCGGCCTGCTCCGGTGTCTCGGGCACGTCTGCGCCGGCCTCGGCCAGGGGGGCGGCGCCGGAGTCGGTCTCCCACTGGAAGACGTGGTCCGAGGAACGGTCGACGAGGACCAGTTCGACGCCCGGCGTGTCGAGCGCGTAGGCGATGGCCTGGTACTCGGCCGAGGCCTCGGTGACCGGCGCGACCACCGACAGCGGCGACCAGTCGGCGGGGAACCCCTCGATCTCGGTGGCGAACGACTGCACCGCCACCGGCAGCCGGCAGTTGCGCAGCTCGGTGAGGAGCGGCGCCATGTCCTCGCACAGCTCGAGGTAGACGACCTTCGGCTGCTTCTCGCGCAGCCGGCGCGCCATGGCGATCGCCGAGGCCGGCGAGTGGTGGCAGACCGGGAAGATCTCCAGCGGCTCGCGCACGGCGCGCTCGACGTCGTCGACGATGCCCCGCAGGATGCCCTCCAGGGCGCCGGGTCCGTCGGCGAACGCCGTTGCGGCCTCGTGCAGTTGACCGCGCAACGCGTCGAAGGCGCCGCTCATGACAGGGTCGCGATGGCGTCGCGGCCGCCCTCGAGGAACTCCGGCCAGGAGCCGCCCTGTTCCTTGCTGCGCGGTTCGACGACACCGTGCAGGTACTTGTTGAGGATGGCGAGGTCCTCGGGTGCGCGCCGGGCCAGCGAACCGACGAGCGAGGAAGCGAGGGTGCGGGCGGTGAGGGCGCGCTCGCCGAAGAAGTTGCTGTGCAGGACGGCGTCCTCGAGGACGCCGATCTGTTCGGCGGTGGACAGGGCGGACTCCAGCTTCTCGTCGTCGCTGCCGGCGGCCGCCGAGGAGGCCCGCAGGTCGGCGAAGCTCTGCAGCAGCACGTCGAGCAGGGTCGGCGGGACGTCCAGCTCGATGCGGTGGCGGCGCAGCAGTTCCTCGGTGCGGAAGCGGACGATCTCCGCCTCGCTCTTCTTGTTGGTGACGACGGGGATGCGGACGAAGTTGAAGCGGCGCTTGAGCGCCGAGGAGAGGTCGTTGACGCCGCGGTCGCGGCTGTTGGCGGTGGCGATGACGGAGAAGCCGGGCTTGGCGAACACGATGTTGTCGCTGTCCTGGTCGCTGCCCAGCTCCGGGACGGAGATGTACTTCTCCGAGAGGATCGAGATCAGTGCGTCCTGGACGTCGCTGGTGGAGCGGGTGAGCTCTTCGAAGCGGCCGATCGCGCCGGTCTCCATGGCCGTCATGATCGGCGAGGGGATCATCGACTCCCTCGACTGGCCCTTGGCGATGACCATGGAGACGTTCCACGAGTACTTGATGTGGTCCTCGGTGGTGCCCGCAGTGCCCTGTACGACCAGCGTGGAGTTGCGGGAGATCGCGGCCGACAGCAGTTCGGCCAGCCAGCTCTTGCCGGTGCCCGGGTCGCCGATCAGCAGCAGGCCGCGGTCGGAGGCGAGGGTGACGATGGAGCGCTCGACGAAACTGCGGTCGCCGAACCACTTCTGGGCGATCTCCCGGTCGAGGCCGTCGGCGCGCTCGGAGCCGAGGACGAACAGCCGGACCATCTTCGGCGAGAGCCGCCAGGAGAACGGCTTGGGGTTGTCGTCGATCGACTCCAGCCAGTCGAGTTCCTCGGCGTACTTGAGTTCGGCGGGGGCGCGCAGCAGGTCGGTCATCGAAGGGCCTTTCGGAACGAAGGGGGCTGGTCAGGTGAGGAACGTCTTGAGTTCGTGGACGAGCTTGTCGATGCGGCCGGAGATCACGGGGGTGCCGAGCGCCTTGAACCGCTCCCGGAACCAGGGGTTGACCTCTTGCCGGCCGAAGCTCGTGACCGAGCCGACGGGGATGAACTTGACGCCGGAGCGGTGGACTTCCTCGATGCCCTCGAACAGGGGCTGGGAGCGGTCGAACTCGTAGAAGTCCGAGATCCACACCATGACGGTGTTCTTGGGCTCGGCGATCTTCGGACGGGCCATGGCCATGGCGACCGGACCGTCGTTGCCGCCGCCGAGCTTGGTGCGCAGCAGCACCTCGAACGGCTCGCGGACCCAGGGAGTGAGGTCGATCGCGCGGGTGTCGTAAGCGATCAGGTGCACGTCGACCTTGGGCAGTCCGGCGAAGATCGACGCCAGGATGGTGCAGTTGACCATGGAGTCGAGCATCGAGCCCGACTGGTCCACGACGACGACGAGCCGTTGCGGCGTCGTTCTGCGGGCGGTGTGCCTGTAGTAGAGGCGGTCGACGTAGAGGCGTTCCTCTTCGGGGCTGTAGTTGGTGAGGTTCTTCCAGACGGTCCGGTCGAGGTCGAGGTTGCGGTACACGCGCTTGGGCGGCACCGAGCGGTCTATCGCGCCGACCGTGGACTTCTCCACCTGGGTGCGCAGCACGTCCGCGACCTCGTCGACGAATCGGCGGATGAGCGCCTTGGCGTTGGCCAGAGCGACGCCGGAGAGGTTGTTCTTGTCGCGGAGCAGTTGCTCGATGAGCGACATGCTCGGGGTGAGCCGCGCGGCCAGTGCGGGGTCGGCGAGCACTTCGCGCAGATGCATGCGCTGCACCA
The window above is part of the Streptomyces sp. NBC_00425 genome. Proteins encoded here:
- a CDS encoding ATP-binding protein, whose protein sequence is MTDLLRAPAELKYAEELDWLESIDDNPKPFSWRLSPKMVRLFVLGSERADGLDREIAQKWFGDRSFVERSIVTLASDRGLLLIGDPGTGKSWLAELLSAAISRNSTLVVQGTAGTTEDHIKYSWNVSMVIAKGQSRESMIPSPIMTAMETGAIGRFEELTRSTSDVQDALISILSEKYISVPELGSDQDSDNIVFAKPGFSVIATANSRDRGVNDLSSALKRRFNFVRIPVVTNKKSEAEIVRFRTEELLRRHRIELDVPPTLLDVLLQSFADLRASSAAAGSDDEKLESALSTAEQIGVLEDAVLHSNFFGERALTARTLASSLVGSLARRAPEDLAILNKYLHGVVEPRSKEQGGSWPEFLEGGRDAIATLS
- a CDS encoding VWA domain-containing protein, translated to MSDDMLRPGPEIPTAPAVPDDNRRQVLYWRLLARLFDSEEQMALESASLAVVEDIGLPAALLDPRTSVDSLVQRHPELAAEFDGLMIPEAEAEAEAEAEAEAEAEAEAEAEAEAEAEAEAEAPSGDGGHRADEVRRAALVSKVLLNVFATGAGAVSAEQLSRWQSDAGWLERALGCRPGELRGGRGPAEGAGGLVPGIGAELADVEADLVQRMHLREVLADPALAARLTPSMSLIEQLLRDKNNLSGVALANAKALIRRFVDEVADVLRTQVEKSTVGAIDRSVPPKRVYRNLDLDRTVWKNLTNYSPEEERLYVDRLYYRHTARRTTPQRLVVVVDQSGSMLDSMVNCTILASIFAGLPKVDVHLIAYDTRAIDLTPWVREPFEVLLRTKLGGGNDGPVAMAMARPKIAEPKNTVMVWISDFYEFDRSQPLFEGIEEVHRSGVKFIPVGSVTSFGRQEVNPWFRERFKALGTPVISGRIDKLVHELKTFLT